A single window of Anser cygnoides isolate HZ-2024a breed goose chromosome 12, Taihu_goose_T2T_genome, whole genome shotgun sequence DNA harbors:
- the RGS9BP gene encoding regulator of G-protein signaling 9-binding protein, with protein sequence MVKEECKALLDALSKVTACYRHMVLTIGGTSDSQNLREELKKTRQKAQELAVANRNKLTAVLKDKSVSKEDKAEFERLWVIFSTCLEILEIDMRRALELGHEFPLNVPKKHLIQTGMSGGTSGVAARAMSIQNMKYEAEHNIDVVDLKDLENEINQVGEMMYEMEMKVNVPQWTVEAKQDPGAELKSTISMGASSIGMISVEENKSFCDISKVLAGIIFSAVLIIAIVLAVCVVKLS encoded by the coding sequence ATGGTGAAGGAGGAGTGCAAGGCGCTGCTGGACGCGCTCAGTAAGGTGACCGCCTGCTACCGGCACATGGTGCTGACCATCGGCGGCACCTCGGACTCGCAGAACCTGCGCGAAGAGCTCAAGAAAACCCGGCAGaaagcccaggagctggcagtggCCAACAGGAACAAGCTGACCGCGGTCCTGAAGGACAAAAGCGTAAGTAAAGAGGACAAAGCCGAGTTCGAGAGGCTATGGGTGATTTTCTCCACGTGCCTAGAGATCCTGGAGATTGACATGAGAAGAGCCCTGGAACTGGGCCACGAGTTCCCGCTGAACGTCCCCAAAAAGCACCTGATCCAGACGGGCATGAGCGGGGGAACCTCTGGCGTGGCCGCCAGGGCGATGAGCATCCAGAACATGAAATACGAGGCTGAGCACAATATAGACGTGGTAGATTTGAAAGACCTAGAAAATGAAATCAACCAGGTAGGAGAAATGATGTACGAGATGGAAATGAAGGTCAATGTCCCCCAGTGGACGGTAGAGGCTAAGCAAGACCCTGGGGCTGAACTCAAATCCACCATCAGCATGGGCGCATCTTCTATTGGCATGATCTCtgtggaggaaaataaatccttctgCGATATCAGCAAAGTTCTAGCTGGGATTATTTTCTCCGCTGTCCTCATTATCGCCATTGTCCTGGCAGTGTGCGTGGTAAAACTCTCTTAG